A part of Thermotoga petrophila RKU-1 genomic DNA contains:
- a CDS encoding SPW repeat domain-containing protein, which translates to MSWRGWIVLIFSLWLIVASLIPGIVGSKGANIADFLIVGVVLLIAGIFMLGTSKVAGWIELLLGIWLIIAAFIPGITGSKGAALANGLVVGIIALIFAFFDRKKQEGK; encoded by the coding sequence ATGTCTTGGAGAGGTTGGATTGTTCTTATCTTCTCGCTCTGGTTGATCGTTGCTTCCCTCATTCCTGGAATCGTCGGCAGCAAAGGAGCGAACATTGCGGATTTTCTCATCGTCGGTGTTGTTCTTCTCATAGCAGGTATTTTCATGCTTGGGACCTCAAAAGTTGCCGGCTGGATTGAGCTTCTGCTGGGAATCTGGTTGATCATAGCCGCTTTCATTCCGGGTATAACCGGTTCCAAAGGAGCAGCACTTGCAAACGGCCTCGTAGTTGGTATCATCGCTTTGATCTTTGCTTTCTTCGACAGAAAGAAGCAGGAAGGAAAATAG
- a CDS encoding YkgJ family cysteine cluster protein, with protein sequence MERLIELSLQVIKLYEELDGVQKDLPTCGGCRECCNTPSVNIEVTVLEFVPLAIHLLQNDSIEKWLEILENVDEMDRCVLFDPHSERGGCLYHSFRPMVCRLFSGSYVLRKEKPEVWGCKYLKPALSSFIETLPNCSEMYSKLLAIDFFLAQERYPINIALKKALEYVYYRIFPAFKRRSA encoded by the coding sequence GTGGAAAGACTAATAGAGCTTTCTCTACAGGTTATAAAGCTTTACGAGGAACTGGATGGTGTTCAGAAAGACCTTCCTACCTGTGGCGGATGCAGGGAGTGTTGTAATACTCCCTCTGTTAATATTGAGGTTACCGTTCTTGAATTTGTTCCCCTCGCAATTCATCTCTTGCAAAACGATTCGATAGAGAAGTGGTTAGAGATCCTTGAAAATGTTGATGAAATGGATCGATGTGTACTCTTCGATCCACATTCTGAGCGTGGTGGTTGTTTGTATCACTCTTTCAGACCTATGGTGTGTCGTCTCTTCTCGGGAAGTTACGTTCTTAGAAAGGAAAAACCAGAAGTGTGGGGATGTAAATATCTGAAACCTGCGCTTTCCAGTTTCATTGAAACCCTTCCAAACTGCAGCGAAATGTACTCAAAACTGCTCGCCATAGATTTCTTCCTCGCACAGGAAAGATATCCCATAAATATCGCACTGAAAAAAGCTTTGGAATACGTTTACTATCGGATTTTCCCGGCGTTCAAACGCAGAAGTGCATGA
- a CDS encoding GGDEF domain-containing protein, with protein MILYLKRPLSKDALLLIQTLLTTFEREDLSFGIKELEYMAYHDPLTGLPNRRYLFELGNKYLDLAKREGKKAFVLFLDLAGFKAINDTYGHLTGDEVLKTVSRRILDRVRRSDVVARYGGDEFTILLYDMKEEYLKFFLERILSTFREPIRVGNTTLTVASNIGVARFPEDGENLEELLKVADMRMYRAKEMRTPYLLRS; from the coding sequence TTGATCCTATATCTAAAAAGGCCTTTGAGCAAAGATGCTCTTCTTTTGATTCAGACTCTGCTGACGACCTTTGAAAGGGAAGATCTTTCGTTTGGTATAAAAGAACTGGAATACATGGCCTATCACGATCCACTGACAGGACTTCCAAACAGACGCTATCTCTTCGAGTTGGGAAACAAATATCTGGACTTGGCAAAGCGTGAAGGAAAGAAGGCATTCGTTCTTTTCTTGGATCTTGCTGGATTTAAGGCAATAAATGATACATACGGTCACCTGACAGGTGATGAGGTGTTAAAGACAGTTTCGAGAAGGATTTTGGACAGGGTAAGAAGGAGCGATGTGGTGGCTCGATACGGTGGCGATGAGTTTACCATTCTCCTCTACGATATGAAAGAAGAGTATCTGAAATTCTTCCTGGAAAGGATTCTTTCCACCTTCAGAGAACCCATCAGAGTGGGGAACACAACTTTAACTGTTGCATCGAACATAGGAGTTGCCAGATTTCCTGAAGACGGAGAAAATCTTGAAGAACTTCTGAAAGTAGCAGATATGCGAATGTATAGAGCAAAGGAAATGAGAACACCTTATTTGCTTCGTTCATGA
- the tnpA gene encoding IS200/IS605 family transposase, with the protein MHLFVSAPPRLAPAQIVNLFKGVSSKKLLEKFPHLRTREELWSRTYYVGSAGTVSEETIRRYIEECQDM; encoded by the coding sequence GTGCATCTTTTTGTTTCTGCGCCTCCTCGGTTAGCTCCGGCACAAATAGTCAACCTGTTCAAAGGGGTGTCTTCAAAAAAGCTTCTCGAAAAATTCCCGCACCTGAGAACAAGAGAAGAATTGTGGAGCAGAACATACTATGTGGGCTCAGCGGGCACCGTTTCAGAAGAAACCATCAGGAGGTACATTGAAGAGTGTCAAGATATGTGA